A window from Setaria italica strain Yugu1 chromosome VIII, Setaria_italica_v2.0, whole genome shotgun sequence encodes these proteins:
- the LOC101757001 gene encoding putative disease resistance RPP13-like protein 3 yields MEIVTGAIPSLLDKLSELLDGEYNLQKEAKGGIKFLQTELESMQCALEKISRTPADKIDDQDKIWARKVREMSYDIEDNIDKYIVQCKGRKRKRKTDEQHSFKEAIDRFLEWLWQPMIRRKFATEIREIKSRVIEVHERRRRYEVSLGVDKPVTVDPRLFAQYTEVKELVGIDEARDELISKIMIEENEVPKKQGRIVSIVGFGGLGKTTLANTVYKKIRAQFDCYAFVSVSQTPDLKKLYKGLLYDLGKSINEETLDERRLIEALTEFLEDKRYFVVVDDVWDISVWKMIRYALPDNDVGYTIIITTRISHVAEQAGGAYNMKPLSLNNSRKLLYRRIFGNGNKDNNEEEEKCPHEELAEVSNRILNKCAGVPLAIITMASLLACKARDKMEWYEVCNSIGTGMENNLDVENMRKILSFSYYKLPCHLRACLLYLSIFPEDYEIEKDHLIRMWIGEGFIKYEKAGKSLFGLGESYFNELINRSMIQPIHDRFDDTISSCRVHDMVLDLIRSLSSEENFVTVLSDMGGTSPSNTIRRLSLHNDQESHVMAKATWSLQHARSVVVFPAAASLVPPLDCCRVLRVLDLKDCYLSEANSSLNYLENLHHLRYLGLRDTCISWLPEEIGNLQLLQTLDVSGTQISRLPSSVVQLRKLMCLCIGEYRTRVPNGIGHLTCLEQLSELHIDDSTRNIIEELGQLTELRKLSIELDEWNDKLLECLWKLQKMQELVITGKISQRSIGGLDAWVAPRHLRVLQTQSSCWFSTLPAWVNPSLLLDLTKLKIAVRELHQADLEILGRLPALRFLFLEVDNKNLGILAGFVVGAGAFPCLVRCYFLGLVWPVVFQHGAMPRLRWLMFFPFYVGETRGIACNDGSLDLGLGNLPSLQDVHAFLYAAGKEEGEQTKAALMHEAKMHPNHPSSRILNKQMTTAMRLSYTGR; encoded by the exons ATGGAGATCGTGACAGGGGCAATTCCAAGCCTCCTGGACAAGCTCAGTGAGTTGCTAGATGGCGAGTACAATCTGCAAAAGGAGGCTAAGGGAGGGATCAAATTCCTTCAAACTGAGCTCGAGAGCATGCAATGTGCCCTCGAGAAGATCTCGAGGACACCAGCAGACAAGATTGACGACCAGGACAAGATCTGGGCTAGGAAAGTGAGAGAGATGTCCTACGATATAGAGGACAATATTGACAAATATATCGTGCAGTGcaaggggaggaagaggaagaggaagacggaCGAACAGCATAGCTTCAAGGAAGCTATTGATAGGTTCCTCGAATGGTTATGGCAGCCTATGATTCGTCGTAAGTTTGCTACAGAAATCAGAGAGATCAAGAGCCGTGTCATCGAGGTGCACGAGCGGCGCCGCAGGTATGAGGTCAGCCTTGGTGTTGACAAGCCTGTAACTGTGGACCCTCGTTTATTCGCTCAGTACACGGAGGTCAAAGAGCTTGTTGGAATTGATGAGGCAAGGGATGAGTTAATCAGCAAGATTATGATAGAAGAGAATGAAGTTCCCAAGAAGCAAGGCAGGATAGTTTCAATTGTTGGATTTGGAGGTCTGGGAAAGACAACTCTTGCCAATACAGTGTACAAAAAGATTAGAGCACAATTTGATTGCTATGCTTTTGTTTCTGTTTCTCAAACTCCTGACCTGAAGAAACTGTACAAAGGCTTGCTATATGATCTTGGCAAGAGCATCAACGAAGAAACATTGGATGAGAGGCGACTCATAGAAGCACTCACAGAATTCCTTGAAGACAAAAG gtattttgttgttgttgatgacGTATGGGATATATCAGTTTGGAAAATGATTAGATATGCTTTGCCTGATAATGATGTTGGATACACTATTATTATAACAACCCGTATTTCTCATGTTGCTGAACAAGCTGGGGGTGCTTACAACATGAAACCTCTTTCTTTGAATAACTCCCGAAAACTACTGTATAGAAGAATATTTGGTAATGGGAACAaagacaacaatgaagaagaagaaaaatgtccTCATGAGGAGCTGGCCGAAGTATCTAACAGAATACTGAATAAATGTGCTGGTGTGCCCTTGGCTATTATTACGATGGCTAGTTTGCTAGCTTGCAAAGCAAGAGATAAAATGGAGTGGTACGAGGTGTGCAATTCTATTGGTACTGGTATGGAAAACAATCTAGATGTGGAGAATATGAGAAAGATTTTGTCATTTAGCTATTATAAGCTACCATGCCATTTAAGggcttgcttgttatatttgAGCATATTTCCTGAAGATTATGAAATTGAGAAGGATCATTTGATAAGGATGTGGATAGGTGAAGGTTTTATCAAATATGAAAAAGCAGGGAAGAGCCTATTTGGACTCGGAGAGAGTTACTTCAATGAGCTTATAAACAGAAGCATGATCCAACCAATTCATGATCGTTTTGATGATACGATATCAAGTTGTCGTGTACATGATATGGTGCTTGATCTTATCCGCTCCTTGTCGAGTGAAGAAAACTTTGTTACTGTACTAAGTGATATGGGAGGCACATCTCCGTCAAATACGATTCGAAGGTTGTCCCTTCACAATGACCAGGAAAGTCATGTGATGGCTAAGGCTACATGGAGCTTGCAACATGCAAGGTCAGTTGTTGTCTTTCCAGCTGCTGCTTCTCTAGTGCCGCCTCTTGACTGCTGCCGAGTTTTACGAGTTCTGGATTTAAAGGActgctatctttcagaagctaatAGTAGCCTTAACTACCTTGAGAATCTGCATCACTTGAGGTATTTGGGACTACGTGATACATGTATTTCTTGGCTACCGGAAGAAATAGGAAACCTGCAGCTTCTACAAACATTGGATGTAAGCGGTACTCAAATTTCCAGGTTGCCTTCGAGTGTTGTCCAGCTAAGAAAGTTGATGTGCCTATGCATTGGCGAGTACCGTACAAGAGTTCCAAACGGAATTGGACACCTGACATGCCTTGAACAGCTGTCAGAGTTACACATTGATGACTCCACCAGAAATATTATAGAAGAGTTGGGCCAGCTAACTGAACTGAGGAAGCTGTCCATTGAATTGGACGAGTGGAACGACAAGCTGTTGGAGTGCCTATGGAAGCTACAAAAGATGCAGGAACTCGTTATCACGGGCAAGATTAGTCAACGCAGCATCGGCGGATTGGATGCCTGGGTCGCCCCTCGACATCTCCGCGTATTGCAAACACAAAGCAGCTGTTGGTTTTCAACACTTCCTGCTTGGGTGAATCCATCACTTCTTCTGGACCTCACCAAGCTGAAAATCGCCGTGAGGGAGCTACATCAGGCCGATCTCGAAATCCTCGGGAGGTTGCCAGCTCTCCGCTTTCTATTTCTGGAGGTGGACAATAAGAACCTCGGTATCCTTGCAGGATTCGTTGTTGGTGCTGGTGCATTCCCGTGCCTTGTACGCTGTTACTTCCTTGGACTTGTGTGGCCAGTGGTATTTCAGCATGGAGCTATGCCAAGGCTCAGATGGCTTATGTTCTTTCCGTTTTATGTGGGGGAGACAAGAGGAATTGCCTGCAATGACGGTAGTCTCGACTTGGGTCTGGGGAACCTGCCATCGCTGCAGGATGTCCATGCTTTCCTGTATGCTGCTggcaaggaggagggagagcAAACCAAGGCTGCGCTGATGCATGAAGCTAAAATGCATCCCAATCATCCCTCATCTCGTATCTTAAATAAACAA ATGACGACTGCTATGAGACTCAGCTACACCGGGAGATGA